One Aegilops tauschii subsp. strangulata cultivar AL8/78 chromosome 7, Aet v6.0, whole genome shotgun sequence genomic window carries:
- the LOC109765713 gene encoding ABC transporter G family member 28-like, whose translation MAAAGAPARALLPTVLLLFLAVAEAQVDPMSNGAVTSALNAKLKKLTDAFAPQVKRELGYCIQDTDAEWDATFNFSSDPKFLVDCMKKGDLPQRVCTAAELKFYFESILRRGKKNYVRPNKNCNLSSWIDGCEPGWGCTADAGKEVDLQDAENFPSRTVDCQGCCPGFFCPRGLTCMIPCPLGAYCPQSTLNKTTGVCDPYNYQPPPGQPNHTCGGADRWSDVMSTDDVFCPAGYYCPSPILKIDCSSGFYCRKGSTIQTKCLSKGSCKPNSTTQDITIFGAMLVVALSLVLLIIYNFSDQLLTNREKKQAKSREAAVRLAKETVQARERWRSAKDVAKKHAAGLQTSLTRTFSRKKSLSSHESSKGGGVPHPPEQHRADHPSEESGEKNTGSPTAEVGGDKKKKGGKHAHTQSQIFQYAYGQIEKEKALEQNSNNLSLSGVVAMATDEDLRQRPRIEIAFKDITLTLKGSKKKLLRSVSGKLMPGRVAAVMGPSGAGKTTLLSAIAGKATGCATTGTILINGKQEPIRAYKKIIGFVPQDDIVHGNLTVQENLWFNARCRLPVEMSQAEKVLVVERVIESLGLQPVRDSMVGTVEKRGISGGQRKRVNVGLEMVMEPSVLILDEPTSGLDSASSLLLLRALRREAMEGVNISMVVHQPSYTLYNMFDDLILLAKGGMPVYHGPVKKVEEYFKGLGIVVPDRVNPPDYYIDILEGIVKLDTNAVNVKDLPLRWMLHNGYEVPRDMLQSSSGSESSLSGEAGGHAPQAEAKKSVLGELWGNLRDILGQKKDEYDYNKSSEDLSNRRTPGKLRQYKYYLGRCGKQRLRESSIQGVDFLILGLAGICLGTLAKVSDESFGALGYTYTVIAVSLLCMIGALRSFSLEKIHYWRERAAGMSSLAYFMSKDTIDHFNTIVKPIVYLSMFYFFNNPRSSIWENYVVLVAVVYCVTGIGYTFAIFFQPGSAQLWSALLPVVLTLFSNEQKDSVFANLCYTKWALEAFVIANAQRYSGVWLITRCGSLVKMGYDIDHKITCILVLAANGIVFRCIAFFCMVIFQKH comes from the exons ATGGCGGCGGCGGGAGCGCCAGCGCGCGCGCTTCTGCCcaccgtcctcctcctcttcctggCGGTGGCGGAGGCGCAGGTGGACCCTATGAGCAACGGCGCCGTCACGTCGGCGCTCAACGCCAAGCTCAAGAAGCTGACTGACGCCTTCGCTCCGCAGGTGAAAAGGGAGCTCGGCTACTGCATCCAGGACAC GGACGCTGAGTGGGACGCCACCTTCAACTTCTCCTCCGATCCCAAATTCCTCGTCGACTGCATGAAGAAAG GGGACCTGCCGCAGCGCGTGTGCACCGCCGCCGAGCTCAAGTTCTACTTCGAGAGCATCCTCAGAAGAGGCAAGAAGAACTATGTGAGGCCAAACAAGAACTGCAACCTCTCGTCCTGGATCGACGGCTGCGAGCCCGGCTGGGGCTGCACCGCCGACGCCGGCAAGGAGGTGGACCTGCAGGACGCGGAAAACTTCCCCTCCAGGACCGTCGACTGCCAGGGCTGCTGCCCCGGCTTCTTCTGCCCCCGCGGCCTCACTTGCATGATAC CCTGCCCTCTGGGAGCATACTGTCCACAGTCCACCCTCAACAAAACCACCGGAGTCTGCGATCC ATACAACTACCAACCGCCTCCTGGGCAGCCCAACCATACTTGCGGCGGTGCCGACAGATGGTCGGATGTCATGAGTACTGACGATGTTTTCTGTCCAGCTGGTTACTACTGTCCAAGCCCTATCCTCAAGATCGATTGCAGTAGTGG GTTCTATTGCAGGAAAGGATCAACTATCCAGACCA AATGCTTATCCAAGGGCAGTTGTAAACCAAACTCTACAACCCAGGACATCACAATATTTGGTGCCATGCTAGTG GTTGCCCTGAGTTTAGTGCTGTTGATCATTTACAACTTCTCTGACCAACTTCTGACCAACCGAGAGAAGAAGCAAGCGAAATCTAGGGAGGCTGCTGTAAGACTCGCGAAAGAGACCGTACAGGCCCGTGAAAGGTGGAGATCAGCTAAAGATGTCGCAAAGAAGCATGCCGCTGGCCTGCAGACATCTCTCACCCGCACATTCTCGCGCAAGAAGAGTCTCAGCTCACATGAATCATCTAAAGGGGGAGGTGTCCCGCATCCACCTGAACAGCATCGTGCGGATCATCCGTCAGAAGAATCAGGAGAGAAGAACACCGGAAGCCCCACTGCGGAAGTAGGAGGAGATAAAAAGAAGAAGGGGGGGAAACATGCGCACACGCAGAGCCAAATCTTCCAGTATGCGTATGGTCAAATCGAAAAGGAGAAGGCACTGGAACAAAACAGTAATAACCTTTCCTTGTCAGGAGTGGTAGCCATGGCAACTGATGAAGATTTAAGGCAAAGACCTAGAATCGAGATTGCTTTCAAAGACATTACTCTCACTTTGAAGGGGAGTAAGAAAAAACTTCTAAGGTCTGTGAGTGGGAAGCTTATGCCTGGCCGGGTAGCTGCCGTGATGGGCCCATCAGGCGCGGGAAAAACCACCCTCTTGAGTGCTATTGCCGGCAAGGCGACTGGATGCGCGACAACCGGTACGATACTCATAAACGGGAAGCAAGAGCCTATCCGTGCATACAAGAAGATCATCGGCTTTGTCCCGCAAGACGATATTGTCCATGGAAACTTGACTGTTCAAGAGAACCTCTGGTTTAATGCGAGATGCAG GCTCCCTGTTGAGATGTCCCAGGCTGAAAAAGTTCTTGTCGTGGAAAGAGTTATCGAGTCCTTGGGACTGCAACCAGTTCGCGATTCCATGGTTGGAACTGTTGAAAAGCGTGGCATCTCTGGTGGCCAGCGTAAGCGGGTAAATGTCGGTCTAGAGATGGTTATGGAACCCTCTGTGCTCATCTTAGATGAGCCAACATCTGGTTTGGACAGTGCTTCGTCTCTGCTTCTACTTCGCGCTCTACGGCGGGAAGCTATGGAAGGGGTCAACATCTCCATGGTGGTTCATCAGCCCAG CTACACACTGTACAATATGTTTGATGACTTGATACTTCTCGCGAAAGGTGGTATGCCTGTTTACCACGGGCCTGTGAAGAAAGTGGAGGAATACTTTAAAGGGTTGGGGATTGTCGTGCCAGATCGCGTGAATCCGCCCGACTACTACATAGACATCTTGGAGGGGATTGTGAAGCTAGACACAAATGCGGTCAACGTCAAAGATCTCCCTCTGCGGTGGATGCTGCACAACGGATACGAGGTTCCACGAGATATGCTGCAGAGTTCTTCCGGCTCGGAATCATCGTTGAGTGGGGAAGCAGGTGGTCACGCCCCCCAAGCTGAGGCCAAGAAATCCGTTCTTGGTGAATTGTGGGGCAATCTCAGGGACATACTTGGGCAGAAAAAGGATGAGTACGATTACAACAAATCTTCTGAAGATTTGTCTAACCGCCGCACACCTGGCAAACTTAGGCAGTACAAATACTACCTGGGAAG atgTGGCAAGCAAAGGCTTCGTGAATCTAGCATACAAGGAGTCGACTTTCTGATTCTGGGTCTTGCTGGTATCTGTCTTGGGACACTAGCTAAAGTGAGCGACGAGTCTTTCGGAGCACTTGGCTACACATACACCGTCATCGCTGTCT CTCTGCTTTGCATGATTGGAGCCCTCCGCTCATTTTCCTTGGAGAAGATACACTACTGGCGAGAGAGAGCGGCGGGCATGAGCTCCCTTGCATACTTCATGTCCAAGGACACGATCGATCACTTCAACACGATCGTGAAGCCGATCGTCTACCTCTCCATGTTCTACTTCTTCAACAACCCGAGGTCGTCCATCTGGGAGAACTACGTCGTTCTTGTCGCGGTCGTCTACTGCGTCACGGGGATCGGCTACACCTTTGCCATCTTCTTCCAGCCCGGTTCAGCACAGCTG TGGTCAGCGTTGCTTCCGGTTGTCCTGACCCTCTTCTCGAATGAGCAGAAGGACAGCGTCTTTGCTAACCTATGCTACACAAAGTGGGCGCTCGAGGCGTTCGTGATTGCAAATGCGCAGAG GTACTCTGGTGTTTGGCTCATCACGCGGTGCGGTTCGCTGGTGAAGATGGGGTACGACATCGACCACAAGATCACGTGTATACTTGTCCTTGCTGCGAACGGGATAGTGTTCCGGTGTATAGCCTTCTTCTGCATGGTCATCTTCCAAAAGCACTGA